The following are encoded in a window of Manihot esculenta cultivar AM560-2 chromosome 8, M.esculenta_v8, whole genome shotgun sequence genomic DNA:
- the LOC110620820 gene encoding protein FAR-RED IMPAIRED RESPONSE 1 isoform X1: MIIMTGRNQHAVHDMVSLQENVLVGDARGENMVDIVDEAQNGDSGVVDFPKRAVTLFEEDTDFEPCNGIEFESHEAAYSFYQEYAKSMGFTTSIKNSRRSKKSKEFIDAKFACSRYGITPESDGSNSRRSSVKKTDCKASMHVKRRPDGKWIIHEFIKEHNHELLPALAYHFRIHRNVKLAEKNNIDILHAVSERTRKVYVEMLRQSGGFKNVSLVQNDNGTQFEKGRPLALEEGDAQALLEYFKHIKKENPNFFYAIDLNEEQRLRNLFWVDAKSRNDYISFNDAVSFDTFYAKYHEKLPFAPFVGVNHHCQLILLGCALVADDSMSTFVWLLRTWLRAMGGKAPKVIITDLDNTLKAAIEEVFPNTRHCFSLWHIFEKMPETLSHVIKRHGDFMPEFHKCVFKSWTDEEFDMRWWTMVTQFELQDNEWIQSLYDDRKKWVPTYMEDTFLAGIAASQRSESVNSFFDKYIHRKITLKEFMKQYGLILQNRYEEEAIADFDTSHKQPALKSPSPWEKQMSMVYTHAIFKKFQVEVLGVVGCHPKKEREDGTNVTFRVQDCEKNEYFLVSWNQSKSAVSCLCRLFEYKGFLCRHALIVLQICGLSSIPTHYILKRWTKDAKSGQQLAEGKARIETRVQRYNALCKLAIEMSEEGSLCEQSYNIAFRTLVETLKNCVNVNNRNNSALEPGSQSFAPCEAEDENQGNFSKSSKKKNPIRKRKVQADPDIMLVEAQESLQQMENLGSDTLNGYYGAQQNAQGLVQLNLMEPPHDGYYVSQPSIQGLGQLNSIAPGHDGFFGTQQSINGMGQFDYRPPTSFNYSLQEDSHLRSSQLHGSAPRHTQG, translated from the exons ATGATAATAATGACTGGCAGGAATCAGCATGCAGTTCATGATATGGTCAGTCTTCAAGAAAATGTGCTTGTTGGTGATGCACGGGGAGAAAATATGGTTGACATTGTGGATGAGGCACAAAATGGTGATTCTGGGGTTGTTGACTTCCCTAAGAGGGCTGTCACATTGTTTGAAGAGGACACAGACTTTGAGCCATGCAATGGCATTGAATTTGAATCACATGAGGCAGCATACTCATTTTATCAAGAATATGCCAAATCAATGGGGTTCACCACTTCAATAAAAAACAGTAGACGTTCAAAGAAATCAAAAGAATTTATAGATGCCAAATTTGCATGTTCCAGGTATGGAATTACACCAGAATCTGATGGTAGCAATAGTCGACGATCAAGTGTGAAAAAGACAGATTGCAAAGCAAGTATGCATGTGAAGAGAAGACCAGATGGTAAGTGGATAATTCATGAGTTTATTAAGGAGCATAACCATGAGCTTTTACCAGCCCTTGCATATCATTTTCGAATCCATCGGAATGTAAAATTAGCTGAAAAGAATAATATTGACATCTTGCATGCTGTCAGTGAACGAACAAGAAAAGTGTATGTTGAGATGTTGAGACAGTCTGGTGGGTTTAAAAATGTTTCACTTGTTCAAAATGACAATGGTACTCAATTTGAGAAAGGTCGCCCTTTGGCTCTTGAGGAGGGAGATGCCCAAGCATTACTTGAATATTTCAAGCATATCAAGAAGGAGAATCCAAACTTCTTCTATGCTATAGATTTGAACGAAGAGCAGCGTCTGAGAAATTTGTTTTGGGTTGATGCAAAAAGTAGGAATGATTATATCAGCTTTAATGATGCTGTTTCTTTTGATACCTTCTACGCAAAATACCATGAGAAATTGCCATTTGCTCCTTTTGTTGGGGTAAATCATCACTGTCAGCTGATTTTGCTTGGATGTGCATTAGTTGCAGATGATTCTATGTCGACTTTTGTTTGGTTATTGAGAACATGGCTTAGAGCAATGGGTGGGAAAGCCCCTAAAGTTATAATCACAGATCTAGACAACACCTTGAAGGCAGCAATTGAGGAAGTCTTCCCAAATACCCGTCATTGTTTTTCTCTGTGGCATATTTTCGAAAAGATGCCTGAAACTCTTTCTCATGTAATCAAACGGCATGGAGATTTTATGCCAGAATTCCACAAGTGTGTTTTTAAATCCTGGACAGATGAAGAGTTTGATATGAGGTGGTGGACGATGGTTACTCAATTTGAACTCCAAGATAATGAATGGATTCAGTCATTATATGATGATAGGAAAAAGTGGGTGCCCACATATATGGAGGATACTTTTCTAGCCGGAATTGCTGCAAGTCAGCGGTCTGAAAGTGTGAACTCTTTCTTTGATAAATATATTCATAGGAAAATCACACTTAAAGAATTTATGAAACAATATGgattaattttacaaaatagaTATGAGGAGGAAGCAATAGCAGATTTTGATACTTCTCACAAACAGCCTGCCCTGAAATCTCCTTCTCCTTGGGAAAAACAAATGTCAATGGTTTACACGCATGCAATATTCAAGAAATTTCAAGTTGAGGTGTTAGGTGTAGTTGGTTGCCAtcccaaaaaggaaagggaAGATGGAACAAATGTAACGTTTCGAGTTCAAGACTGTGAAAAGAATGAGTATTTCCTGGTGTCATGGAACCAAAGTAAGTCAGCAGTGTCTTGTTTATGCCGATTGTTTGAATACAAAGGATTTCTTTGTAGGCATGCATTGATCGTCCTCCAAATCTGTGGTCTTTCAAGCATCCCAACACATTATATTTTGAAGAGGTGGACAAAAGACGCAAAGAGCGGGCAGCAGCTGGCAGAAGGAAAAGCAAGAATAGAAACAAGGGTGCAACGCTATAATGCTTTATGCAAACTAGCAATTGAAATGAGTGAAGAAGGATCGTTATGTGAACAGAGCTACAATATTGCTTTCCGCACACTTGTAGAAACACTGAAGAATTGTGTGAATGTGAATAACAGAAACAACAGTGCTTTGGAACCTGGTAGTCAATCTTTTGCCCCTTGTGAAGCAGAAGatgaaaaccaaggaaattttTCCAAGTCTAGTAAGAAGAAGAATCCAATCAGGAAAAGGAAG GTACAAGCAGATCCAGATATTATGCTTGTGGAAGCGCAGGAGAGCTTGCAGCAGATG GAAAATCTAGGATCAGATACTCTTAATGGTTATTATGGTGCACAGCAGAATGCACAAGGACTG GTACAACTGAATTTAATGGAGCCTCCCCATGATGGTTACTATGTCAGTCAACCAAGCATACAAGGGCTG GGCCAATTGAATTCAATAGCACCAGGCCATGATGGGTTTTTTGGGACACAGCAAAGCATAAATGGGATG GGTCAATTTGATTATCGACCTCCAACTAGTTTCAATTATAGTTTGCAG GAAGACTCTCATTTGAGATCTTCACAATTGCATGGAAGTGCTCCAAGACACACACAAGGATGA
- the LOC110620820 gene encoding protein FAR-RED IMPAIRED RESPONSE 1 isoform X2 gives MIIMTGRNQHAVHDMVSLQENVLVGDARGENMVDIVDEAQNGDSGVVDFPKRAVTLFEEDTDFEPCNGIEFESHEAAYSFYQEYAKSMGFTTSIKNSRRSKKSKEFIDAKFACSRYGITPESDGSNSRRSSVKKTDCKASMHVKRRPDGKWIIHEFIKEHNHELLPALAYHFRIHRNVKLAEKNNIDILHAVSERTRKVYVEMLRQSGGFKNVSLVQNDNGTQFEKGRPLALEEGDAQALLEYFKHIKKENPNFFYAIDLNEEQRLRNLFWVDAKSRNDYISFNDAVSFDTFYAKYHEKLPFAPFVGVNHHCQLILLGCALVADDSMSTFVWLLRTWLRAMGGKAPKVIITDLDNTLKAAIEEVFPNTRHCFSLWHIFEKMPETLSHVIKRHGDFMPEFHKCVFKSWTDEEFDMRWWTMVTQFELQDNEWIQSLYDDRKKWVPTYMEDTFLAGIAASQRSESVNSFFDKYIHRKITLKEFMKQYGLILQNRYEEEAIADFDTSHKQPALKSPSPWEKQMSMVYTHAIFKKFQVEVLGVVGCHPKKEREDGTNVTFRVQDCEKNEYFLVSWNQSKSAVSCLCRLFEYKGFLCRHALIVLQICGLSSIPTHYILKRWTKDAKSGQQLAEGKARIETRVQRYNALCKLAIEMSEEGSLCEQSYNIAFRTLVETLKNCVNVNNRNNSALEPGSQSFAPCEAEDENQGNFSKSSKKKNPIRKRKVQADPDIMLVEAQESLQQMVQLNLMEPPHDGYYVSQPSIQGLGQLNSIAPGHDGFFGTQQSINGMGQFDYRPPTSFNYSLQEDSHLRSSQLHGSAPRHTQG, from the exons ATGATAATAATGACTGGCAGGAATCAGCATGCAGTTCATGATATGGTCAGTCTTCAAGAAAATGTGCTTGTTGGTGATGCACGGGGAGAAAATATGGTTGACATTGTGGATGAGGCACAAAATGGTGATTCTGGGGTTGTTGACTTCCCTAAGAGGGCTGTCACATTGTTTGAAGAGGACACAGACTTTGAGCCATGCAATGGCATTGAATTTGAATCACATGAGGCAGCATACTCATTTTATCAAGAATATGCCAAATCAATGGGGTTCACCACTTCAATAAAAAACAGTAGACGTTCAAAGAAATCAAAAGAATTTATAGATGCCAAATTTGCATGTTCCAGGTATGGAATTACACCAGAATCTGATGGTAGCAATAGTCGACGATCAAGTGTGAAAAAGACAGATTGCAAAGCAAGTATGCATGTGAAGAGAAGACCAGATGGTAAGTGGATAATTCATGAGTTTATTAAGGAGCATAACCATGAGCTTTTACCAGCCCTTGCATATCATTTTCGAATCCATCGGAATGTAAAATTAGCTGAAAAGAATAATATTGACATCTTGCATGCTGTCAGTGAACGAACAAGAAAAGTGTATGTTGAGATGTTGAGACAGTCTGGTGGGTTTAAAAATGTTTCACTTGTTCAAAATGACAATGGTACTCAATTTGAGAAAGGTCGCCCTTTGGCTCTTGAGGAGGGAGATGCCCAAGCATTACTTGAATATTTCAAGCATATCAAGAAGGAGAATCCAAACTTCTTCTATGCTATAGATTTGAACGAAGAGCAGCGTCTGAGAAATTTGTTTTGGGTTGATGCAAAAAGTAGGAATGATTATATCAGCTTTAATGATGCTGTTTCTTTTGATACCTTCTACGCAAAATACCATGAGAAATTGCCATTTGCTCCTTTTGTTGGGGTAAATCATCACTGTCAGCTGATTTTGCTTGGATGTGCATTAGTTGCAGATGATTCTATGTCGACTTTTGTTTGGTTATTGAGAACATGGCTTAGAGCAATGGGTGGGAAAGCCCCTAAAGTTATAATCACAGATCTAGACAACACCTTGAAGGCAGCAATTGAGGAAGTCTTCCCAAATACCCGTCATTGTTTTTCTCTGTGGCATATTTTCGAAAAGATGCCTGAAACTCTTTCTCATGTAATCAAACGGCATGGAGATTTTATGCCAGAATTCCACAAGTGTGTTTTTAAATCCTGGACAGATGAAGAGTTTGATATGAGGTGGTGGACGATGGTTACTCAATTTGAACTCCAAGATAATGAATGGATTCAGTCATTATATGATGATAGGAAAAAGTGGGTGCCCACATATATGGAGGATACTTTTCTAGCCGGAATTGCTGCAAGTCAGCGGTCTGAAAGTGTGAACTCTTTCTTTGATAAATATATTCATAGGAAAATCACACTTAAAGAATTTATGAAACAATATGgattaattttacaaaatagaTATGAGGAGGAAGCAATAGCAGATTTTGATACTTCTCACAAACAGCCTGCCCTGAAATCTCCTTCTCCTTGGGAAAAACAAATGTCAATGGTTTACACGCATGCAATATTCAAGAAATTTCAAGTTGAGGTGTTAGGTGTAGTTGGTTGCCAtcccaaaaaggaaagggaAGATGGAACAAATGTAACGTTTCGAGTTCAAGACTGTGAAAAGAATGAGTATTTCCTGGTGTCATGGAACCAAAGTAAGTCAGCAGTGTCTTGTTTATGCCGATTGTTTGAATACAAAGGATTTCTTTGTAGGCATGCATTGATCGTCCTCCAAATCTGTGGTCTTTCAAGCATCCCAACACATTATATTTTGAAGAGGTGGACAAAAGACGCAAAGAGCGGGCAGCAGCTGGCAGAAGGAAAAGCAAGAATAGAAACAAGGGTGCAACGCTATAATGCTTTATGCAAACTAGCAATTGAAATGAGTGAAGAAGGATCGTTATGTGAACAGAGCTACAATATTGCTTTCCGCACACTTGTAGAAACACTGAAGAATTGTGTGAATGTGAATAACAGAAACAACAGTGCTTTGGAACCTGGTAGTCAATCTTTTGCCCCTTGTGAAGCAGAAGatgaaaaccaaggaaattttTCCAAGTCTAGTAAGAAGAAGAATCCAATCAGGAAAAGGAAG GTACAAGCAGATCCAGATATTATGCTTGTGGAAGCGCAGGAGAGCTTGCAGCAGATG GTACAACTGAATTTAATGGAGCCTCCCCATGATGGTTACTATGTCAGTCAACCAAGCATACAAGGGCTG GGCCAATTGAATTCAATAGCACCAGGCCATGATGGGTTTTTTGGGACACAGCAAAGCATAAATGGGATG GGTCAATTTGATTATCGACCTCCAACTAGTTTCAATTATAGTTTGCAG GAAGACTCTCATTTGAGATCTTCACAATTGCATGGAAGTGCTCCAAGACACACACAAGGATGA